In a single window of the Magnolia sinica isolate HGM2019 chromosome 7, MsV1, whole genome shotgun sequence genome:
- the LOC131251480 gene encoding nudix hydrolase 25 gives MEGLPHGYRPNVGVCLLNSQNQIFVASRLNVPGAWQMPQGGIEDGEEPRAAALRELREETGIASAEIIAEVPHWLTYDFPPSVKAKVNRLWGGQWNGQAQKWFLMRFTRDDSEVNLANGEVDSEFSEWKWTSPEEVIEQAVDYKRPAYEEVIRTFMPYLNSKAPSINT, from the exons ATGGAGGGGCTTCCACACGGTTATAGGCCAAACGTTGGAGTTTGTCTTCTCAATTCTCAGAATCAG ATTTTTGTGGCTTCAAGATTGAATGTTCCTGGAGCTTGGCAAATGCCTCAG GGTGGTATCGAAGATGGTGAAGAACCAAGAGCTGCAGCCCTAAGAGAATTAAGAGAAGAAACTGGAATAGCCTCAGCTGAAATTATTGCAGAA GTTCCCCACTGGTTGACTTATGACTTCCCTCCATCTGTAAAAGCGAAAGTTAACCGCTTGTGGGGAGGACAATGGAATGGCCAGGCACAAAAATG GTTCCTTATGAGATTTACTAGAGATGACAGTGAGGTAAACTTAGCAAATGGCGAGGTGGATTCTGAATTCTCAGAATGGAAATGGACCAGCCCTGAAGAAGTCATCGAGCAG GCTGTTGATTACAAGAGGCCCGCTTACGAGGAAGTTATAAGAACCTTCATGCCTTACTTGAACAGCAAAGCACCATCTATCAATACGTAA